In Caproiciproducens sp. NJN-50, the following are encoded in one genomic region:
- a CDS encoding transketolase, giving the protein MKTELKRKLEIAACKIRMGAVEGVYRAKSGHPGGSLSAAELFAYLYFKELRVDPNHPKEPGRDRFVLSKGHTCPGLYAALALKGYFPETELKKLRQIGAMLQGHPDMKGTPGVDMSTGSLGQGVSAACGMALAGKMDGKDYRVYALLGDGELEEGQVWEASMFAGHHELDNLCLVIDINGLQIDGPTAEVGGPEPVDEKFRAFGFDVQVIDGHSFDEIEKAFEHAKTVKGKPSAILAKTIKGRGVSYMENVAGWHGKAPSDEEYEIAMRELKQTLAGLEAE; this is encoded by the coding sequence ATGAAGACAGAATTGAAAAGGAAATTGGAAATTGCCGCGTGCAAGATCCGCATGGGTGCTGTGGAGGGCGTTTACCGCGCAAAATCGGGGCATCCGGGCGGATCCCTTTCCGCGGCGGAGCTTTTTGCGTACCTCTATTTCAAGGAGCTCAGAGTCGACCCGAACCATCCGAAAGAACCTGGCCGCGACCGTTTCGTCCTTTCCAAAGGGCACACCTGTCCCGGACTTTACGCGGCTCTGGCTCTCAAAGGCTATTTCCCTGAGACAGAGCTGAAAAAACTGAGACAGATCGGCGCGATGCTCCAAGGTCATCCGGACATGAAGGGGACGCCCGGCGTTGATATGAGCACGGGTTCGCTCGGACAGGGAGTTTCCGCGGCCTGCGGCATGGCGCTCGCCGGGAAAATGGACGGGAAAGACTACCGCGTTTACGCCCTGTTGGGCGACGGCGAGCTAGAAGAAGGTCAGGTGTGGGAGGCTTCGATGTTTGCCGGGCATCATGAGCTGGACAATCTGTGCCTGGTGATCGACATCAACGGGCTTCAGATCGACGGTCCTACGGCCGAGGTCGGAGGTCCGGAACCGGTCGACGAAAAGTTCCGCGCGTTCGGATTCGATGTCCAGGTCATTGACGGGCACAGCTTTGATGAGATTGAAAAGGCATTTGAACACGCCAAAACCGTGAAAGGGAAGCCATCCGCCATTCTTGCAAAAACGATCAAGGGCAGAGGCGTTTCCTATATGGAAAATGTGGCGGGCTGGCACGGCAAGGCGCCCAGTGACGAAGAATATGAAATTGCCATGCGCGAGCTGAAACAAACCCTGGCTGGATTGGAGGCGGAATAA
- the uraA gene encoding uracil permease encodes MTKQIIQVEEKPPVPKAIPLSVQHLFAMFSASVLVPVLLGISPSVVLFMNGIGTLLYILITGGKAPAFLGSSFAFIAPAGIIIGTKGLGYPYALGGFVVSGAVFCFVAVIIRFCGTRWIDVILPPAAMGSVVALIGLELSGTAANMGGLILSDTYTQIDPKKITVFLITLGVAVFGSVLFRKFLAVIPILIAIVIGYCVAWGMGMIDFSAVAAAPAFAVPNFQPAKFDWNAISIILPATLVVVSEHIGHQIVTGKIVGRDLLRNPGLHRTMLGDGLSTMLSGLCGSVPTTTYGENIGVMAMTGVYSVWVIGGAAVLSIAISFLGKVSAVIQSIPGPVMGGVSFLLYGMIASSGVRLLVDQKVDYSRSRNLAMTSIVLVTGLSGAFVQLWKVKLTGMSLGAVVAMLLGLIFWIIDRFHAANDYEEEPVQE; translated from the coding sequence ATGACAAAGCAAATCATCCAGGTTGAGGAAAAGCCGCCTGTGCCCAAGGCGATCCCGCTTTCGGTGCAGCATCTTTTCGCCATGTTCAGCGCTTCGGTGCTGGTTCCGGTCCTGCTGGGGATCAGTCCTTCCGTGGTCCTGTTCATGAACGGGATCGGCACGCTGCTCTACATATTGATTACGGGAGGCAAGGCCCCGGCTTTCCTGGGTTCCAGCTTCGCCTTTATTGCCCCCGCGGGAATCATCATCGGAACCAAGGGACTGGGATATCCGTATGCGCTTGGCGGGTTTGTGGTTTCCGGTGCGGTGTTTTGCTTTGTTGCGGTCATTATCCGTTTCTGCGGCACGAGATGGATCGACGTGATTCTTCCGCCCGCGGCCATGGGTTCCGTCGTGGCGCTGATCGGTCTGGAGCTTTCCGGAACGGCGGCCAACATGGGCGGGCTGATTTTAAGCGATACCTATACGCAGATCGACCCAAAAAAAATCACGGTGTTTCTGATTACGCTGGGGGTCGCCGTGTTCGGCAGCGTGCTGTTCCGCAAATTTCTGGCGGTTATTCCGATTTTAATTGCGATTGTGATCGGCTATTGCGTCGCGTGGGGGATGGGAATGATCGATTTCTCGGCGGTCGCCGCCGCTCCGGCCTTTGCGGTTCCGAATTTCCAGCCGGCCAAATTCGACTGGAATGCGATCTCCATTATTCTGCCGGCGACGCTGGTTGTGGTTTCGGAGCACATCGGTCATCAGATCGTGACCGGCAAAATCGTCGGGCGCGACCTGCTGCGGAATCCGGGCCTGCACCGCACCATGCTCGGCGACGGCCTTTCGACCATGCTCTCCGGGCTCTGCGGCTCCGTGCCCACGACGACTTACGGCGAAAATATCGGCGTCATGGCGATGACCGGCGTATACAGCGTCTGGGTGATTGGCGGCGCGGCCGTTCTGTCCATCGCGATTTCTTTCCTCGGCAAGGTCTCCGCGGTGATCCAGTCGATCCCGGGTCCCGTCATGGGCGGCGTCAGCTTCCTGCTCTACGGAATGATCGCCTCCTCCGGCGTGAGGCTTCTGGTTGACCAGAAAGTGGATTACAGCCGTTCCCGCAATCTCGCCATGACCAGTATCGTTCTGGTGACGGGCCTTTCCGGCGCGTTCGTCCAGCTTTGGAAGGTCAAGCTGACCGGAATGTCCCTCGGCGCCGTGGTAGCCATGCTGCTCGGTCTTATTTTCTGGATCATTGACCGGTTCCATGCGGCAAACGACTATGAAGAGGAGCCGGTACAGGAATAG
- the nth gene encoding endonuclease III: MTKKQRASLAIQALKKEYPDAICSLTYTEPLQLLIATRLSAQCTDARVNQVTPELFRLFPTIDAFCGASAEDIEPIIHSCGLYKTKARDILAMCRKLKSDYEGRVPDTIEELTKLPGVGRKTANLIVGDIYGKPAVVTDTHCIRICGRLGLSEGKDPLKVETQLRKILPPEESNDFCHRLVLHGRAVCTARNPDCGNCSMREFCKNPVEKQTNI; the protein is encoded by the coding sequence ATGACCAAAAAGCAGCGTGCCTCGCTTGCGATCCAGGCTTTGAAAAAAGAATATCCGGATGCGATCTGCTCCCTGACCTACACCGAGCCGCTCCAGCTTTTGATCGCCACCCGGCTTTCCGCCCAATGCACCGACGCGCGGGTGAATCAGGTCACGCCTGAACTGTTCAGGCTTTTCCCCACGATCGACGCATTTTGCGGAGCGTCCGCGGAAGACATTGAGCCGATCATTCATTCCTGCGGGCTGTATAAGACCAAAGCCCGCGATATCCTCGCCATGTGCCGGAAATTGAAATCGGATTATGAGGGAAGGGTTCCGGACACCATTGAAGAGCTGACAAAGCTGCCGGGAGTCGGCAGGAAAACGGCAAACCTCATCGTCGGGGATATCTACGGCAAACCGGCCGTCGTCACGGACACTCACTGCATCCGCATCTGCGGCCGCCTGGGGCTGAGCGAAGGCAAGGATCCTCTCAAAGTGGAAACGCAACTGAGAAAGATCCTGCCGCCGGAGGAATCCAATGATTTCTGCCACCGGCTGGTTCTCCACGGCCGGGCCGTCTGTACAGCCAGAAACCCGGACTGCGGAAATTGCTCCATGAGGGAATTCTGCAAAAATCCGGTCGAAAAACAAACAAACATCTGA
- a CDS encoding PH domain-containing protein has protein sequence MYLPAIITTAVLFSLIAGALYVTNFAPIRFQIKNGTGLISAPLYSCSFPLDSISGIQVLPSVPAGIRTNGLSMGRMAGHFVLEGIGPCQVYACAKNQPVLLIRCYAGTILLGGQTPEETERWRLELMSI, from the coding sequence ATGTATCTGCCAGCAATTATTACAACGGCCGTTCTCTTTTCACTGATCGCCGGAGCCTTATATGTAACAAATTTCGCACCGATCCGTTTTCAGATTAAAAACGGTACGGGATTGATCTCTGCTCCGCTATATTCCTGCTCATTCCCGCTCGATTCCATTTCGGGAATACAGGTTTTGCCTTCCGTCCCCGCCGGAATCCGGACAAACGGTCTGAGCATGGGCAGAATGGCCGGACATTTTGTGCTCGAGGGAATCGGTCCCTGTCAGGTGTATGCTTGCGCGAAAAACCAGCCCGTGCTGCTCATTCGATGTTACGCCGGGACGATCCTTTTAGGCGGTCAGACTCCGGAAGAAACCGAACGGTGGCGCCTTGAGCTGATGAGCATTTGA
- a CDS encoding helix-turn-helix transcriptional regulator yields the protein MKIRINERLRELRIKSGYTQNQIAKILNIDRSTYSYYEIGKTMPDVSALIILARVFNISINELLADEPSPPSVADSGSKSVYIHGKKNSSHIYELTPLEKELVGLFRACPDSQKEKLFSALKDSMEKASKDTRN from the coding sequence ATGAAAATTCGCATTAACGAAAGACTGCGCGAATTGCGCATCAAAAGCGGCTATACGCAGAATCAAATTGCCAAAATATTGAATATTGACCGTTCCACTTATTCTTATTACGAAATTGGAAAGACCATGCCGGATGTTTCCGCCCTCATCATCTTGGCCAGAGTATTTAATATCTCCATCAACGAGCTATTGGCGGATGAACCCAGCCCACCTTCCGTCGCGGACAGCGGAAGCAAATCGGTCTATATACACGGAAAGAAAAATTCAAGCCATATTTACGAATTAACCCCTTTGGAAAAAGAACTGGTCGGGCTTTTCCGGGCCTGTCCCGACAGCCAAAAAGAGAAATTGTTTTCTGCCCTGAAAGACAGCATGGAGAAAGCTTCTAAAGATACCAGAAATTAG
- a CDS encoding transketolase family protein, giving the protein MAEMMKKATRESYGMALSQLGEEFPQIVVLDADLAEATKTGIFKKKYPKRFVDCGIAEGNMMGVAAGLATCGKIPFATSFAMFATGRAFEQVRNSICYPHLNVKVVGTHAGISVGEDGATHQCLEDIALMRSLPGMTVISPSDHYETVAAVRAAVEHEGPVYLRLSRLAVESFNNSDDYRFELGRGVTLRDGKDVTIIATGLMVSRALEAVKLLEQKGIDARLVNIHTIKPIDRELILKAAGETGKLITVEEHNVIGGLGDAVAAVLSEELPTPLRKIGVNDQFGHSGPAAALLEQFGLCASNIAEVTEEFLKK; this is encoded by the coding sequence ATGGCGGAGATGATGAAAAAGGCAACCCGGGAGAGCTATGGAATGGCGCTGTCCCAGCTTGGGGAGGAATTTCCGCAGATCGTTGTGCTGGATGCCGACCTGGCCGAGGCGACCAAAACCGGCATCTTCAAAAAGAAATACCCGAAGCGATTTGTTGACTGTGGCATTGCGGAAGGCAATATGATGGGCGTCGCGGCGGGCCTCGCGACCTGCGGCAAAATTCCGTTTGCGACTTCATTTGCGATGTTTGCGACCGGCCGCGCCTTCGAGCAGGTCCGCAATTCCATTTGCTACCCGCACCTGAACGTCAAGGTTGTCGGGACCCACGCGGGCATCTCCGTCGGCGAGGACGGCGCGACCCACCAATGCCTGGAAGATATCGCCCTGATGCGTTCGCTGCCGGGAATGACGGTGATCAGTCCTTCGGATCACTATGAGACCGTCGCGGCGGTCCGCGCGGCCGTGGAGCACGAAGGGCCGGTTTATCTGCGCCTTTCCCGCCTTGCGGTGGAAAGTTTCAACAATTCCGACGACTATCGGTTCGAGCTCGGCAGGGGCGTTACCCTGCGTGACGGAAAAGATGTGACGATCATCGCGACGGGTTTGATGGTTTCCCGCGCGCTGGAAGCGGTCAAACTGCTGGAGCAAAAGGGAATTGACGCAAGACTCGTCAATATTCACACCATTAAGCCGATCGACCGGGAGCTGATCCTGAAAGCGGCGGGGGAGACCGGAAAACTCATTACCGTAGAGGAGCATAACGTCATCGGCGGGCTCGGCGACGCGGTCGCGGCAGTGCTGAGCGAGGAACTGCCGACTCCGCTGCGCAAGATCGGCGTGAATGATCAGTTCGGGCATTCCGGCCCCGCTGCGGCTTTGCTGGAACAGTTCGGGCTTTGTGCTTCAAATATTGCGGAAGTGACGGAAGAATTTTTGAAAAAATGA
- the glyA gene encoding serine hydroxymethyltransferase, translating into MYSDMMNTIGLVSGADPEVGAAMARELGRQRDNLELIASENLVSPAVMAAMGSVLTNKYAEGYPGKRYYGGCQYVDIVEDLARQRACRLFGAEHANVQPHSGAQANLAVYFALLKPGDTVMGMNLSEGGHLTHGSPVNLSGSYYHFVSYGVSPETGRIDYDAVYETAMKVKPKLIVAGASAYPRVIDFKRFREISDACGALLMVDMAHIAGLVAAGEHPNPVEWAQIVTTTTHKTLRGPRGGLILCKEEYAKAIDKAIFPGTQGGPLMHIIAGKAVCLGEALKPEFKQYAHRIVVNAKALGDGLMKRNVKLVSGGTDNHLMMVDLSGLELTGKELEQRLDSVNITANKNTVPNEQRSPFITSGLRLGTPAVTTRGLDAADMDRIADCISLAVFDFEPNREKIRTAVHEICARHPLYE; encoded by the coding sequence ATGTACAGTGATATGATGAATACCATCGGCCTTGTTTCCGGGGCCGACCCGGAGGTCGGCGCCGCGATGGCCCGGGAACTGGGCCGGCAGAGGGACAATCTGGAACTGATCGCATCCGAAAATCTCGTTTCGCCCGCCGTAATGGCGGCGATGGGAAGCGTTTTGACCAACAAATACGCGGAAGGATATCCGGGAAAACGCTACTACGGCGGGTGCCAGTATGTTGACATTGTGGAGGACCTGGCTCGTCAGCGTGCCTGCAGGCTGTTCGGCGCGGAACATGCCAATGTGCAGCCTCATTCCGGCGCTCAGGCGAACCTGGCGGTGTATTTTGCCCTTTTAAAGCCCGGCGACACGGTGATGGGAATGAATCTTTCGGAAGGCGGGCATCTGACCCATGGATCGCCAGTCAATCTGTCCGGAAGCTACTACCATTTCGTCTCTTACGGCGTCAGCCCGGAGACAGGCCGGATCGACTACGACGCGGTTTATGAAACGGCGATGAAAGTAAAGCCGAAACTGATCGTGGCGGGCGCCAGCGCCTATCCGCGTGTGATCGATTTCAAACGCTTCCGCGAGATCAGCGATGCCTGCGGGGCGCTGCTGATGGTCGACATGGCGCATATCGCGGGCCTTGTCGCGGCCGGAGAGCACCCGAATCCGGTCGAGTGGGCGCAGATCGTCACGACGACGACGCATAAAACCCTGCGGGGCCCGCGCGGCGGCCTGATCCTCTGCAAGGAAGAATACGCGAAGGCCATCGACAAGGCGATTTTCCCCGGAACACAGGGCGGCCCGCTGATGCACATCATCGCGGGAAAGGCCGTTTGCCTGGGCGAGGCGCTGAAGCCGGAGTTCAAGCAATACGCGCACCGGATTGTTGTCAATGCGAAAGCGCTGGGTGACGGCCTGATGAAACGCAACGTCAAGCTTGTCTCCGGAGGCACGGACAATCACCTGATGATGGTGGACCTTTCCGGACTGGAGCTGACGGGCAAGGAACTGGAGCAGCGCCTTGATTCCGTCAATATCACGGCAAACAAAAATACCGTCCCGAACGAGCAGCGCAGCCCGTTTATCACGAGCGGCCTGAGACTGGGCACGCCGGCCGTCACCACGCGCGGCCTGGACGCGGCGGATATGGACCGCATTGCGGACTGCATCAGCCTTGCCGTTTTCGACTTTGAGCCGAACCGCGAAAAGATCCGCACGGCGGTGCATGAAATCTGTGCCCGTCACCCGCTTTACGAATAA
- a CDS encoding flavin reductase, translating to MNDLILNSLSYGMYAIGVKDGEKVSACIVNTAVQVARNPNTIAVSLNHENYSCECIQKNGLFSVSVLSEDTSGTVIGALGFSSGRDTDKLKNVRHRILAEGVPIIKENTCCWFLCKVLSSSETATHTIFIAEVIAGSEKSVGKPMTYEYYHRVIKGRAPKNAPTYREEKQTEQSGESWICTVCGYIYNDPFVPFEELPDDWVCPICGAPKSAFKRQQ from the coding sequence TTGAACGATTTGATTTTGAACAGCCTGTCTTACGGGATGTATGCAATCGGCGTGAAAGACGGGGAAAAAGTTTCCGCTTGTATTGTCAATACGGCCGTGCAGGTTGCCCGCAATCCAAACACAATTGCCGTCAGTCTGAATCATGAAAATTACAGTTGTGAGTGCATTCAGAAAAACGGCCTTTTCAGCGTTTCCGTCCTTTCAGAGGATACCTCCGGCACGGTAATCGGCGCTTTGGGCTTTTCATCCGGACGCGACACGGATAAGCTCAAAAACGTCAGGCACCGCATCCTTGCGGAGGGCGTTCCGATTATTAAGGAGAATACATGCTGCTGGTTTCTTTGCAAGGTCCTCTCTTCGTCCGAAACGGCGACCCACACGATTTTTATTGCCGAAGTGATTGCGGGCAGTGAAAAATCGGTGGGCAAGCCGATGACTTATGAATATTACCACAGAGTCATTAAGGGCAGGGCACCGAAAAACGCGCCGACCTACAGGGAAGAGAAGCAGACGGAACAGAGCGGAGAAAGCTGGATCTGCACTGTTTGCGGTTATATTTACAATGATCCCTTCGTTCCCTTTGAGGAATTGCCGGACGATTGGGTCTGCCCCATTTGCGGGGCGCCGAAGTCGGCATTCAAACGACAGCAGTAA
- the hisH gene encoding imidazole glycerol phosphate synthase subunit HisH: MIAVIDYGAGNLQSVAKAFRHIGCDVSVTAVPGELARADAAVLPGVGAFGDSMRCLRNSGMVEPTLEFIRSGKPFLGICLGLQLLFEESGESPGIKGLGVLPGSIYRIPGSPGLKIPHVGWNSLNIRQGGGLFTGVSESPYVYFVHSYYLKSDDRSIVTATADYGVEMDVSVRSGNIFATQFHPEKSGGAGLRMLRNFASVIEAGD; encoded by the coding sequence ATGATAGCGGTCATAGATTACGGCGCCGGAAATCTGCAGAGCGTCGCCAAGGCATTCCGACATATCGGATGTGACGTTTCCGTCACGGCCGTTCCAGGGGAACTGGCGCGCGCGGACGCCGCGGTCCTGCCGGGAGTCGGGGCGTTCGGGGATTCGATGCGCTGCCTGAGAAATTCCGGAATGGTGGAGCCCACCCTGGAATTCATCCGCTCCGGCAAGCCGTTTCTCGGCATTTGCCTGGGCCTTCAGCTCTTGTTTGAAGAAAGCGGGGAATCACCCGGCATCAAGGGCCTTGGAGTGCTTCCTGGAAGCATTTACCGGATTCCCGGTTCGCCTGGGCTGAAAATTCCCCATGTCGGGTGGAACAGCCTGAACATCAGGCAAGGCGGCGGACTGTTTACCGGCGTGAGCGAAAGCCCCTATGTTTATTTTGTCCATTCCTATTATTTGAAATCGGACGACCGGAGCATTGTGACGGCGACGGCGGACTACGGAGTCGAGATGGATGTGTCGGTGCGGAGCGGAAATATTTTCGCCACACAGTTCCACCCGGAAAAAAGCGGCGGGGCCGGCCTTCGGATGCTCCGGAATTTTGCCTCGGTGATAGAAGCGGGGGATTGA
- a CDS encoding manganese efflux pump MntP: protein MDYFSLCGIGLGLAMDAFAVCITNGAITRRVTFWFAIKLALCFALFQSVMPLLGWLIGKAGESIISAVDHWIALILLSYLGIGMIREARRKKNCGIRDRRQDGIKLKTLIALAVATSIDALATGIILPSAVGASTVFLMGLSVSVIGAITFVVCLIGVYIGKRFGSFCSCRAETFGGLVLIGIGVKIFIDHMFF, encoded by the coding sequence ATGGACTATTTTTCTCTGTGCGGCATCGGGCTTGGCCTGGCGATGGACGCGTTTGCCGTCTGCATCACAAACGGCGCCATCACACGAAGGGTTACGTTCTGGTTCGCGATAAAGCTCGCGCTTTGCTTCGCCCTTTTTCAGTCCGTCATGCCTCTTTTGGGGTGGCTGATCGGAAAAGCGGGGGAAAGCATCATCAGCGCCGTGGACCACTGGATCGCGCTCATTCTTCTCAGCTATCTCGGGATCGGAATGATCCGGGAAGCGCGCCGTAAGAAAAACTGCGGAATCCGGGACCGCAGGCAGGACGGCATCAAACTCAAAACGCTAATCGCGCTCGCCGTGGCCACCAGCATCGACGCGCTCGCAACCGGGATCATTCTTCCCTCAGCCGTAGGCGCCTCCACTGTCTTTTTGATGGGATTATCTGTTTCCGTCATCGGCGCGATCACGTTTGTCGTCTGCCTCATCGGTGTCTATATCGGCAAACGGTTCGGCTCTTTCTGCTCCTGCCGCGCGGAAACCTTCGGCGGCCTCGTCCTCATCGGAATCGGCGTTAAAATCTTCATCGACCACATGTTTTTTTAG
- a CDS encoding replication-associated recombination protein A codes for MSAPLADRIRPRELSEIVGQHHLLDPGRPLRRIIESGEIPNMVFYGPSGIGKTTLASIIAARTSRKLVRMNGTTATTADIRDVVNQLDTLEAPNGILLYLDEIQYFNKKQQQTLLEFIENGSITLIASTTENPYFYVYGAILSRSTVFEFKPVEKEDVREAAKRAFGILEEEQHRGIRVEPGALDVIASACGGDVRKAMNAVELCVVSGEEKDGACLVTEQLARDLTQRSAMKYDRAGDEHYDILSAFQKSMRGSDPDAAVHYLARLLEAGDLPSACRRLMVCACEDVGLAYPLIIPIVKAAVDAALQVGLPEARIPLADAVVLVACSPKSNSAYCAVDAAVADLRAGKTGPIPRRLQNKHYDGEDNPRKGQFYQYAHDFPHHWVRQQYLPDVLKDTVYYRWGDNKTEQAFRKYWEEIKKEK; via the coding sequence ATGTCGGCTCCTCTTGCGGACCGGATCCGCCCCCGCGAACTGAGCGAGATTGTCGGGCAGCATCATCTGCTCGACCCCGGCAGGCCGCTGCGGCGCATTATAGAGTCGGGGGAAATCCCGAACATGGTCTTTTACGGACCGTCGGGGATCGGCAAGACAACGCTTGCATCCATTATCGCGGCGAGAACCAGCCGCAAGCTGGTCAGGATGAACGGCACCACCGCCACTACGGCGGACATCCGCGACGTTGTGAACCAGTTGGATACGCTGGAAGCCCCGAACGGAATCCTTCTCTATCTGGACGAGATCCAGTATTTCAATAAAAAGCAGCAGCAGACGCTGCTGGAATTCATTGAGAACGGTTCGATTACACTGATTGCGTCGACGACGGAAAATCCCTATTTTTATGTTTACGGCGCGATTCTGAGCCGGTCGACGGTGTTTGAGTTCAAACCGGTGGAGAAAGAAGACGTTCGCGAGGCGGCAAAGCGGGCGTTCGGCATTCTGGAGGAGGAGCAGCACCGCGGCATCCGGGTGGAACCCGGCGCTTTGGACGTGATTGCTTCCGCCTGCGGCGGCGATGTCCGCAAGGCGATGAACGCGGTGGAGCTCTGCGTTGTGTCCGGTGAGGAAAAAGACGGCGCCTGTCTCGTGACGGAACAGCTTGCCAGGGACCTGACGCAGCGCAGCGCGATGAAATATGACCGCGCGGGAGATGAGCATTACGACATCCTTTCCGCGTTCCAGAAATCCATGCGCGGCTCCGATCCGGACGCCGCAGTCCATTATCTGGCCCGTCTGCTGGAGGCCGGGGACCTTCCCTCCGCGTGCCGCAGGCTGATGGTCTGCGCCTGCGAAGACGTGGGGCTCGCTTATCCGCTGATTATTCCGATCGTCAAGGCAGCCGTGGACGCGGCGCTTCAGGTCGGTCTGCCGGAGGCGCGGATCCCGCTGGCCGATGCAGTGGTGCTGGTGGCCTGTTCGCCAAAGTCGAATTCGGCCTACTGCGCGGTGGATGCGGCGGTCGCCGACCTGCGGGCCGGCAAAACGGGGCCGATTCCCCGCAGACTTCAGAATAAGCACTACGACGGGGAGGACAATCCGAGAAAGGGCCAGTTCTATCAGTATGCCCACGATTTTCCGCACCACTGGGTCCGGCAGCAATACCTTCCGGACGTATTGAAGGATACGGTTTACTATCGGTGGGGGGACAATAAGACAGAACAGGCATTTCGGAAATATTGGGAAGAAATCAAAAAAGAAAAGTAA
- a CDS encoding helix-turn-helix transcriptional regulator has protein sequence MNKKPAEKIRILALLEILEEWTDEDHPLASQELLALLDKQGIAAGRKTIYRDISALRAHGIDILFTRRPKAGFFLAARRFEPPEVRLLMDAVQAAPFLTEKKTEELMRKLSGLMSAGQAEAAEGKTHINLRPKFENEEIYYTIDAVNRAISQKKKISFLYRHHVIRGNRITQDEGRRFLISPYALIWDSDKYYLAGNYEKYDDVSVYRMDRMKRAELSMQDVRPFTEVSEYRERFDAADYAAKTFHLYHGDLQTVSLHCSEDALEPLLDKFGDGLSIFSRRDGFFNVRVRVFVGEGLVEWLLQYGDRITVLAPKALREQVTERVRRIGEAYGF, from the coding sequence ATGAATAAAAAGCCTGCTGAAAAAATTCGAATTCTGGCTTTGCTGGAGATCCTGGAAGAATGGACCGACGAGGATCACCCGCTTGCTTCGCAAGAGCTGCTTGCCCTCTTGGACAAGCAGGGAATCGCCGCGGGCCGGAAGACCATTTACCGGGATATCTCCGCCCTGCGCGCGCATGGGATCGACATCCTGTTCACCCGGAGGCCAAAGGCGGGATTTTTTCTCGCCGCGCGGCGCTTTGAGCCGCCTGAGGTCCGCCTGCTCATGGATGCGGTACAGGCCGCGCCGTTCCTCACTGAGAAGAAGACGGAGGAACTGATGCGAAAACTGAGCGGTTTAATGAGCGCCGGTCAGGCGGAAGCAGCCGAGGGAAAAACACACATCAATCTTCGCCCCAAATTTGAAAACGAAGAAATTTATTATACCATTGACGCGGTGAACCGCGCGATTTCACAAAAGAAGAAAATCTCCTTCCTGTACCGCCATCACGTCATCCGGGGAAACCGGATTACGCAGGACGAAGGGAGAAGATTTCTGATCAGTCCGTATGCGCTGATCTGGGACAGCGACAAATACTACCTTGCCGGGAATTATGAGAAGTATGACGATGTCAGCGTTTACCGCATGGACAGAATGAAACGGGCCGAACTTTCCATGCAGGACGTCCGGCCTTTCACGGAGGTAAGCGAATACAGGGAACGTTTCGATGCTGCGGATTACGCGGCGAAAACGTTCCATTTGTATCACGGCGATCTGCAGACTGTTTCGCTTCACTGTTCCGAAGATGCTCTGGAGCCGCTGCTGGATAAATTCGGAGACGGCCTGAGCATTTTCAGCAGGAGAGACGGATTTTTCAATGTCAGGGTCAGAGTATTTGTGGGAGAGGGATTGGTGGAATGGCTGCTGCAGTACGGTGACCGCATCACCGTTTTGGCGCCAAAGGCGCTTCGGGAGCAGGTGACCGAGCGCGTCCGGCGGATTGGAGAAGCCTATGGGTTCTAA